From Mesomycoplasma dispar, a single genomic window includes:
- a CDS encoding restriction endonuclease subunit S has translation MIKIKEIFELIGKSEIKYFKISDLFEIKRGRVISKTYIAENPGKFPVYSSATQNNGEIGKISTFDFDGEFITWTTDGAWAGSVFYRNEKFNATNVCGVLKNKTKNNTKFLFYLLKFVFPNYVNRETSNPKLMSNVVSDIQIPVPPIEIQEKIAEILDNFTNLINTLKSENNIRNKQFSYYQKQFLSFLDFNTHTHRERERERAKRSANTLQKYSTNNFWLTLVQI, from the coding sequence AAAGAAATTTTTGAACTCATTGGAAAAAGTGAAATTAAATACTTTAAAATTAGTGACTTATTTGAAATAAAACGGGGAAGAGTAATATCGAAAACATACATCGCTGAAAATCCTGGAAAATTCCCAGTTTATTCATCTGCAACTCAAAACAATGGCGAAATTGGAAAAATTTCCACTTTTGACTTTGATGGTGAATTTATTACCTGAACAACCGATGGCGCTTGAGCCGGATCAGTTTTTTATCGAAACGAAAAGTTTAACGCTACAAATGTTTGCGGTGTTTTGAAAAATAAAACTAAAAATAATACTAAATTTTTGTTCTATTTGTTAAAATTTGTATTTCCTAATTATGTAAATCGAGAAACTTCTAATCCAAAATTAATGTCTAACGTGGTTTCTGACATCCAAATCCCCGTTCCTCCTATTGAAATTCAGGAAAAAATTGCAGAAATTCTTGATAATTTTACTAATTTAATTAACACTCTAAAATCAGAAAATAACATAAGAAATAAGCAATTTAGTTATTATCAAAAGCAATTTCTTTCTTTTTTAGACTTTAACACACACACACACAGAGAGAGAGAGAGAGAGAGAGCAAAAAGGTCTGCAAATACTTTACAAAAATATTCAACGAACAACTTTTGACTTACATTAGTACAAATTTAG
- a CDS encoding restriction endonuclease subunit S produces the protein MTYISTNLETKKISDLFEIKRGNPKFTKEFINKNPGNFPVYSAATKNNGELGRISTFEYDGNYITITTNGDAGYVFYRNGKFNMNSDCVLLNLKQREFNLKFFYYILFSVVPKNRHENNGRPKMPTSTLKNIQIPVPPIEIQEKVLQILDKFEEITSTIEKETKLTEKQFDFYRKILLDILNSDSSLSLSLKK, from the coding sequence TTGACTTACATTAGTACAAATTTAGAAACTAAAAAGATTTCTGATCTTTTCGAAATAAAACGTGGAAATCCTAAATTTACAAAAGAATTTATAAATAAAAATCCGGGAAATTTCCCGGTTTATTCAGCCGCAACTAAAAACAACGGTGAATTGGGACGAATTTCCACTTTTGAATACGATGGTAATTACATAACAATCACTACAAACGGCGATGCCGGTTATGTTTTTTATCGAAATGGTAAATTTAATATGAATTCCGATTGTGTTTTGCTTAATTTAAAACAGCGAGAATTCAACTTAAAATTTTTTTATTACATTTTATTTTCTGTAGTTCCAAAAAATAGACACGAAAATAATGGTCGTCCAAAAATGCCGACTTCAACATTGAAAAACATCCAAATCCCCGTTCCTCCTATTGAAATTCAGGAAAAAGTTCTTCAAATTCTTGATAAATTTGAAGAAATCACTAGTACAATTGAAAAAGAAACTAAACTAACTGAAAAGCAGTTTGATTTTTATCGTAAAATTTTACTTGATATTCTGAATAGCGATAGCTCTCTCTCTCTCTCTCTGAAGAAATAG